GCCAACCCATGCCGCCAGTCGAAGCTGCTGTCCCTCCCGGCTTGCAGGCCGCCACTTTTGCAGGCGGCTGTTTCTGGTGTATGGAACCGCCCTTTGATCATCTTGAGGGGGTTATTTCCACCACCTCAGGCTATACCGGAGGAAAAACCAAAAACCCCAGCTACGAAGAGGTGTCTCGGGGTTGGACAGGCCATGCTGAAGCGGTACAAGTGCTCTTTGACCCGAAAAAAGTAAGCTACGAAAAACTACTCTTTGTTTTCTGGCGCCAAATCGACCCCACGGCCATCAATCGTCAGTTTGTCGACAATGGCAGCCAATACCGCACCGCCATTTTTTATCACAGCGAAGCCCAAAAAAAAGCAGCTCTCAAATCCAAGGCTGAGTTAGAAAAGCTGGGAAAATTCAAACAGCCGATCGTGACCGAAATCGTACCCGCAGGAGAATTTTATCCTGCCGAAGACTACCATCAAAATTACTATCAAAAGCACCCCTACAAATACAAATACTACCGCTTCAATTCAGGCCGGGATCAGTTTCTTGAAAATATCTGGGGCAAAGATCGGCCCCATTGAAGCAGACTCAGTTCAAAGGCTAAAATGATTGCTGATTGATTCGCATATTAAAAAGGAAAAAAGCATGTTGAACCCTCTGAGTTCTCCCCTCTGCGTTTTGGATCTTCTCGATCAGGGCACGATCTCCTTTGCTGAGCGCTTTCAAAGCTTTCTCGATGCTGAAGATCTGCAGATTGAATATGAGGTCATCGATGGCATCCGGCACCAGCATGAATTGCCAGAACTGCTCAATCGCCCCTGGTCAGGACTGCTGATCTCCGGGTCTGTCCATGGGGCCTATGAAGCCAGTGATTGGATTCAGGCTGTTGAAGCCTTGATTCGCCAAGCCCATGCCCGAAATTTTCCTGTTTTTGGCATCTGTTTTGGGCACCAGTTGATCGCCACGGCCTTGGGGGGAAAGGTTGAAAAAGCGCCGCGTTGGGAGTTTGGCACCCATCCGGTTTATTTCACAGGGCAACACCCTTTTTTAGCAGGGGTGGAAAGCGGGATTTGGACCTCTCAAACCCACCAGGATCAAGTCACAGAACTGCCTCCTGACGCGCAATGGCTTGGTTTTTCTTACCAGACCGCACATCAGATCATGGCCTGTGGCAGTTGTTTTGGCGTTCAGTTTCATCCTGAATATACACCCGATACCCTGCGTTATCTGGGTGAACAACGGGTTCAACGCTTTCTCGAGGCCCGGGCTTTTCACAGTGCCGAGCATCTTCAGCAGTTTCTGCAGGTGCTGAAACCAATCGCTTCCTCACGCAAGATTTTGCGTAATTTTTTGCTCAGTCTTTAGGTTTTGCTTGTGATTCAGGCCGCCGGGGTTTTTCCAGCCAGGGTTTGAGGCAGTCTAAAAGACGCGGGTATTTATGGGGGGGAATCTTCTGACCCCCCTCCAATTTTTGCACTTCATAGACAAAGAGATGGGCTTGGGCCGCCAGTTCAACGCGGCTCCAACCTGCGGCCTCACGTGCACGCCGGAACTGCGCCCCTGTCCAGGGATAACGGCTCAGACCAATTCCATTTCGATCATTTTTTCAGCAATCTGCACAGCATTCAAGGCCGCACCCTTACGCAGATTATCTGCCACAATCCAAAGATTCAGACCATTGGGATGTGAAACATCGCAGCGAATCCGACCCACATAGACAGGATCGGTTCCTGCGACATCCAACGGATAGGGAAAATGGCGCAATTGGCAATCATCACGTACGGTCACCAGGGGAGCCTCCTGAAGCACCAGACGGGCCTCCTGGGGGGTCACCGGGCGTGCAAACTCCAGATTGACCGACTCACTGTGGCCATTCGCCACTGGCACCCGGATACAGGTCGCGGTGGTGGGAATCGGTGAGCCCATGATTTTCGCAACCTCCTGGGTCATTTTCATCTCTTCATTGGTATAGCCATTGGCCTCAAAATCGCCAATAAAGGGAATCACGTTAAAAGCAATCGGATAAGGCAAAACCTGGGGAACAGCGGGTTGCCCGATCAGAACCTGTTCAGACTGGGTATACAATTCTTCAACGGCCTTATTCCCAGCGCCAGAAACCGCCTGGTAGGTCGAACAGACAATCCGTTTGATCGTAAAGGCGTCGTGCAGTGGCTTCAGCACCACCACCAACTGAGCAGTGGAACAATTGGGATTGGCAATCAGCCCTTTGTGATCGCGTAAAGCTTCAGGATTGACCTCAGGCACCACCAGGGGCACATGGTCCTGCATGCGAAAGGCGCTGGTATTATCAATCACGATACAACCCGCCTCAACAGCCGCTGGCACCAGGGCTTTGCTGACACTGCCACCGGCAGAAGAAAAGAGAAAGTCAATGCCCTTAAAAATCTCAGGCTCGGCAATTTGAACAGGCAAATGCTGAGAGCCCACACTGATCACGGTTCCTGCGGAACGGGCAGAAGCCAAAGGAACCCATTCACCCACTGGGAAATTGCGCTCCAGCAAGGTTTTGATCATTTCACGGCCCACCAGGCCCGTGGCCCCCAAAATGCCAACAGTGTATTGTTTTTTCATGCTTCAAAAACTTTCTCTTTTATCAGACTGTCTTTGTATTGTACAAAATTCAGGGGAAGAGCGGTCATTTTTCAATCCACTTCGCAAAGTGCGCAATGCTCAAGGTCAGTCCAATAAATCTCCGGCAGTAGTCAACATCTTTTCTGCCAACTGCTGTCCCAATTGCTCAGCCTGATCTACTGGGCCCTGCAATTTGTCGCGCCAGAAACTTTGGCCATCTTCACGGGAGACATAGCCATAGATCGTGAGTTGATCGGGCCGCTCAGGCAGCAGATTCGCATAGGCACCCAAAGGGGTCTGGCACCCCCCCCCCAAAGCCCGCAGGAAAGCCCGTTCGGCACCACAACAGCGCCCTGTTTCGGGGTCGTGCAAAGCGGCCAAAACCGCTTGAAGATCCTGACGTTCAGCCGAAATTTCAATGCCAATCGCACCCTGGCCTACCGCTGGCAACATGATTGCCATGGGCAAAACCTGAGAAATGCGATGATGAAGCTGCATGCGATCAAGCGCCGCCTGGGCCATCACAATTGCGGCATAATCCCCCCGATCCAGTTTGCTCAAGCGGGTTTGAATATTGCCACGTAAATCCTGAAAAACCAAATCCGGACGGGCCTGCATCAATTGCGTACGACGCCGCTGACTGCCCGTTCCCACCACAGCTCCAGTGGGCAAATCCTGAAGGGTTATATTTTGGGATGAAACCAACACATCATGGGGATCATGGCGTTCTAGAATAGCTCCCAGGGCCAAACCCTCCGGCAATTCCGTGGGAAGATCCTTGAGACTGTGAACTGCGAGATCAATTTCCCGGTTCAAAAGCGCCTGTTCCAGTTCTTTGGTAAAGAGCCCCTTGTCCCCGATTTGTGCCAGGGGCAGATCGAGAATCTTGTCGCCCTGGGTTTTAATAATGCAGATTTCAGGCTCACAACCAGGCAGTTGAGCACGCAATCTGGCAGCAACCTGTTCAGTTTGCCAAAGTGCGAGCGGGCTACCACGGGTGCCCAATTTCAGACGCAGCGTCTCAGTCATGCGCAAGGCGTGCTTTTTGGGCCTGGGGCTCATTGTGAACGAAACGATCAATCCCATCCTGCGCATCGAGCTTGAAGAGTGCTGTCAGGGCGTCCATATACTGCTGCTTCAACTCTGGGTTGCGCTCCATTTTAAGTTGCACCACGGGGTAGTGCAGAATCTTTTGGGTAATCGCACGGGTGACCCGCTCAAGTAAATCCTGAACTTCATCGGAAACTTCACCCTGGTACTTTTTCAGACCCCGTTCAATTTCATGTTCACGAATCTCATGAAACACCTCATAGAGTGATTGAATCGTGGGCAGAACTTCACGGGTATTGAACCATTCCAAAAAGCGCGACATTTCATCGGCCAGGATGGTTTCTGCAGTGTCCTGCCAAAGCTTGCGGTTTTCATGGGATTGCTCCACTACTTGCTCAAGGCGATCCATATCGTAATAGGTCACTCCCTGCAATTCAGCCAGACGGGGGTTCATATTGCGGGGAACCGAGAGGTCAATCAGCAGAACAGGGCGTTCACGCCCTTCCAAATAGGAAGCATGTTCAAAATCCACAAGAAAATTTTCAGCGGCCGTACAGGTAATAATCACGTCCGATTGGGCAAGAGAGGCCTGCATTTCAGTCAATTCAATCACGCTTCCACGGCCAAACTCAGCGGCCAAAACCTCGGCCTTGGCGCGCGAGCGGTTGGCAAGCAGCAAAGGATAGTTGGTATTTTCAAGATTTTTAAGCGTCACGGCACCAATTTTACCTGTGCCAATCAAAAGAATCTGGGGAATCACCGCCTGTTGCTCGGCATATTCCCGAATCAGACGGGCAGCCAAGGAGCCAACCGAAGCCACGCCTTGATTGATCGCCGTTTCAGAGCGAACCCGTTTACCCGCACGGATTGCGGAAGTAAACAATTGGTTCAGA
The window above is part of the bacterium (Candidatus Blackallbacteria) CG13_big_fil_rev_8_21_14_2_50_49_14 genome. Proteins encoded here:
- the msrA gene encoding peptide-methionine (S)-S-oxide reductase, encoding MPPVEAAVPPGLQAATFAGGCFWCMEPPFDHLEGVISTTSGYTGGKTKNPSYEEVSRGWTGHAEAVQVLFDPKKVSYEKLLFVFWRQIDPTAINRQFVDNGSQYRTAIFYHSEAQKKAALKSKAELEKLGKFKQPIVTEIVPAGEFYPAEDYHQNYYQKHPYKYKYYRFNSGRDQFLENIWGKDRPH
- a CDS encoding aspartate-semialdehyde dehydrogenase → MKKQYTVGILGATGLVGREMIKTLLERNFPVGEWVPLASARSAGTVISVGSQHLPVQIAEPEIFKGIDFLFSSAGGSVSKALVPAAVEAGCIVIDNTSAFRMQDHVPLVVPEVNPEALRDHKGLIANPNCSTAQLVVVLKPLHDAFTIKRIVCSTYQAVSGAGNKAVEELYTQSEQVLIGQPAVPQVLPYPIAFNVIPFIGDFEANGYTNEEMKMTQEVAKIMGSPIPTTATCIRVPVANGHSESVNLEFARPVTPQEARLVLQEAPLVTVRDDCQLRHFPYPLDVAGTDPVYVGRIRCDVSHPNGLNLWIVADNLRKGAALNAVQIAEKMIEMELV
- a CDS encoding hydroxymethylbilane synthase; this translates as MTETLRLKLGTRGSPLALWQTEQVAARLRAQLPGCEPEICIIKTQGDKILDLPLAQIGDKGLFTKELEQALLNREIDLAVHSLKDLPTELPEGLALGAILERHDPHDVLVSSQNITLQDLPTGAVVGTGSQRRRTQLMQARPDLVFQDLRGNIQTRLSKLDRGDYAAIVMAQAALDRMQLHHRISQVLPMAIMLPAVGQGAIGIEISAERQDLQAVLAALHDPETGRCCGAERAFLRALGGGCQTPLGAYANLLPERPDQLTIYGYVSREDGQSFWRDKLQGPVDQAEQLGQQLAEKMLTTAGDLLD
- a CDS encoding glutamyl-tRNA reductase codes for the protein MQFILLGINHRTAALDIRERFSFAGDSLSLALSELSASPLVSELVLLSTCNRTEVYALTADLKAARELLKDYFCQQADLDSEHFEEVAYTAYNKFAAQHLFRVAAGLDSMVFGENEILKQVKEALFEAQVHEASGAVLNQLFTSAIRAGKRVRSETAINQGVASVGSLAARLIREYAEQQAVIPQILLIGTGKIGAVTLKNLENTNYPLLLANRSRAKAEVLAAEFGRGSVIELTEMQASLAQSDVIITCTAAENFLVDFEHASYLEGRERPVLLIDLSVPRNMNPRLAELQGVTYYDMDRLEQVVEQSHENRKLWQDTAETILADEMSRFLEWFNTREVLPTIQSLYEVFHEIREHEIERGLKKYQGEVSDEVQDLLERVTRAITQKILHYPVVQLKMERNPELKQQYMDALTALFKLDAQDGIDRFVHNEPQAQKARLAHD